The region CCGAGCAGGGAAACCGGGGTGATTTCAGTTATATCGGCTGGGCGGGTGCGCTGGTGCTGTTTGCCGGACTATTCGACATGCTGGATGGGCAGGTCGCGCGGTTGGGTAAGATGAGTTCGCTATACGGTGCCCTCTTCGATTCAGTGCTCGACCGCTACAGCGAACTGATCCTGTTTCTGGGTATCTGTTATTATTTGATTGCCCATCATTATTTCTTTAGCTCACTCTTTGCATTCGTCGCCCTGATCGGCTCCATGATGGTCAGTTATACCCGTGCCCGCGCCGAAGGGCTGGGTATTGAGTGCAAGGGTGGCCTGATGCAGCGCCCCGAACGGGTCGTTATCATTGGTGTGTCGGCGCTGGCGTGCGGCTGTTTTGCCCCGTTGCTGGGTCATGATTTCAAACTTTACATACCGGGTATTCCGGTACATGTTTTCGAAACCATGACCATTTTTACCCTGCCGCTTATGATTATGGCCATCATGACCAACATTACGGCGTTCAATCGGCTGACAGATTCCAAAAAGGCACTGGAGGAAAAAGAAAAAACAACCACGTCACCCAAGGTATTTATGCTGACGGTTTTACTACTTAGCAGTGTGGCTGGTTATTCGCTACCGGCGAGTCGGGTTGCACCTGAACATCGGCAGGACAAGCCCGTGATTTCTTTTCCCACACCCAAAAACATTCCCAACCAGTTATTTTATATTCAGCGGGACCCGAATACAAATACGATTATCTGCGCCCTGAACCTGAAAAATGGTCAGCTGGATAAGGAAGACCCTGTTCATGTGTTCTGGATTCGGTATACCGAGCAGAGCCAGCAACAAGAGCTTTCGTACATCCAGCGGACCTTTGCATATGGTATCAAAGCACGCCATATGCGGAATGAGGAGTACGAATTGAGCTTCGTTTCCTATAAAAAACTACCGCTCCATCTGGCCAAATCCGGCACCAACGACTATTACGTGTACGCCAATGTAAACCAGAAAAAAGTGATTCTGAAGCGGATCTATCTACGGATAGAAGGAGGGACCATGTGGATGCCCAATGTAAAATACATTCAGCTGGAGGGTACAAACGCGCTAACCGGAGAATCGACCGTAGAGCGCATACCGGTCTAAAGTGTTCCCTGTACCACGGTTCTTTATACCATGCATCAACACCCGGAAATTATCCGTCCAACCCTTATAAGCCGAATTCTGCCGCTCAGTCTGATCTCACTTGGGTATCTGTTACTCTCTTATGAGCTTGTTGGCTTCAAGTCCGATCAACTCGTGCTCATCGGGCTGGTGAATGGCCTGTATTATGCCTCCGAACAAAGCCGTAAGTTCATCATCGGCTTTTCGATCTTCATTGTGTACTGGATTGTTTTCGATTACATGAAAGCGTTTCCGAATTACGCGTATAATACGGTACACATTGAATCCCTTTATTTGCTGGAAAAAAAACTGTTCGGCATTCCGTTCGGTACTGTGATACTAACGCCTAACGAATACTGGCTGGCGCACCGAACGGATTCGCTCGCTATCGTAACCGGGCTTTTTTACCTAAGCTGGGTGCCAATTCCACTGCTGTTTGCTACCTATCTTTTCATTAAAGACCGGCCCCAGTTTTATCCTCTCGCCCTGACCTTCGTGCTGGTCAATCTGATCGGGTTTGTCATTTACTACGTTTACCCGGCGGTTCCGCCCTGGTATGTGCAGCTGTATGGATTTACGTTTCACCCGCACACGCCCGGCAACACGGCTGGTCTGGCTCGCTTCGACGAGCTTCTTGGCGTTTCGGTTTTCAGCTCTATTTACGCCAAAAGTTCGAATGTGTTTGCGGCCATGCCGTCTCTCCACTCATCTTACCCGGTCATTGTGCTCTATTACGGGATAAAGAACCGAATGGGCGCATTGAACGGGTTCTTTGCCCTGATAATGGTAGGCATCTGGTTCTCCGCTATCTACACCAGTCATCATTATGTGCTGGATGTACTGGCCGGAATCACTTGCGCCGTAATAGGTATTATACTCTTCAATCAGTTAAAAAAGACACGCTGGTTAAATGCCTTGATCCAGCAACTGGTGAGGTTAACGGCGTAAAGGATATTGGTACAAGCTACCCCGCTTATTGCTAATCTGGCAGGAATTCTTATTATGGCCCGTAGGGCCTTGGTAGCAAAAGAACCCATGTGTATGCAGGCCCTAACGGGAAAAAAAACAGGCTGTTGAATCCTGTATTCACGTCAAGCTATTAACTGAAAAAGCCCGAACCACAGCTGTAGTTCGGGCTTTCTGTCTGGTAAGAATCAATCAACCAAATGCATTGATATGCTTCTGGAAAATAGCTTCGTATTTATTGGCGGCTGCCGTTTGCTTGGCTTCCTTACAGGCTTCGACAATCGTTTGCAGAATGTACAGGTCTGAATCGGGGCTGCCAAATCGTCCATTACCACTCTTGGCATAAGTCAGATCCTGATCGGCGCGGGTGGCCATTACTTCGGCAATTTCGAGGGCCTTTTTGTTATCACCTACTTCAAACAGGAAGCGCACGTAGTTCGACGAAATCTGGTCGTACGGAATGGCCTTGTCCGGAATAACCTTGAGAGAGTAGTTAAGCACCTCAAGGGCTTTATCTTTCCGGCCTTCGCGGATGAACTGATCGGCCAGACGGAAGAACGCAATACGGGCCGAAATCACCGGCGGACCTTTGTAGGTTTCGTCATAATACACATCCGGGTTGTTGAACTCACGCCAGAAGGTCTTCTTCGTCATGTTGGTGTACATGATGTCGGAGTTTACATAGCCATCCGTTGCGCCCGGTACGGCCACCGGCATGAGCCGATACGCGTAACCTTCTAACTGCATGTAGTTCTTCAGGCTCAGGTAGTTGTCACTTGCCAGGGTGCTGGAGAAGTAAATGGGCCGCTTCCAGTTGTTGGTGGCAATCATGTCGAGCATGATCAGGTCAGGCTTGTACAAATCCTTCTTCCCGATGGTCCATTGCAGGGTATCCTTCATCAACGGGCGAAGTGCAGCCGGTACGAAATTGGCTTTGTCGACCGCAGCTTTGTCGATGGGCAGGAACAGCACCGACGAAGGCAGAATGCTCGTCATATCGCCGTTGGTGAGCGGTACCTGAACCGCCGGACTGCTCGTCTTGATCAGGTTAATGTATTGCTTGAGGTCGATCCCGTTTTTCACACCAGGCACTTCGTAGAACGGCACAATGTCGTTTTTGCCTTTGTTGAAATTGTCGAATTCGAGCGAAATGGGCAGTGCTTCCGACTCGTAAGTCTTCCGCTTCATCTGCTGGATGTACCATTCCGTACCCAGCAAACTCAGGTTACACACCCGCACATCGCGCCGGAACCCTTCTACTTCCTGCACGTACCAAAGGGGGAAGGTATCATTATCACCGCCCGTAAAGAGCACCGCGTTGGGGGCACAGGAGTTCAGCAGGTTTTTCGCGAAATCGACCGACTGGTAACGCTTATCGCGGTTGTGGTTATCCCAGCTTTTGGCACCCATCATAACCGGCACCAGCAGAGCAATACCGGCAACCAGACCATTGCGGGCTACGTCCGACTTCAGAACGTTGCGTAATCCTTCGGCAATCGACATAACGCCCAGCCCAAGCCAGATGGCGAAGAAGTAGAACGAACCCACGTAGATGTAATCACGCTCGCGGGGTTCCGATGGGGGCGAGTTCAGGAAGACTTGCAGGGCAATACCTGTGAATAAAAACAGGAGCCCGACAATCAGGAAGTCGCGCCGACGGCGGAAGTACTGGAACGTAATACCAAACAGGCCCAGGATGAACGGCAGCATGTAGAAATTGTCGCGGGCTTTATTGGTCTTCAACAAATCCGGGGCATTTTGATCCGTCGACCAGGGGAGGAGGTAACCTGCACCTTCTTCGTCGCTCTCACGTCCGGCAAAGTTCCACATCAGGTAGCGCCACCACATGTGTCCCAACTGATAGTTGAACAAAAATTTCAGGTTATCACCCATCGTTGGTTTCTGACCTTCTGCCAGACCAAGCATCTGTCGGTACAGGGCCGGGTGGTTTTGCTGACTGCTATATACGCGGGGAAACAGCATCTCATCGCCGGGCGCGTAAACGTACTCCGGCTGATGGTCGAATACCACGTATTTGTTGCCTTGTTTTTTCCACATGGCGGCACCCTGCTTCTGGTCGATGGGGCGCGCCGTGAAAACAGGACCGTACAACAGCGAGCGGCTTCCGTACTGTTCCCGACGCAGGTACGACAGGAAGTTCAGTTCATCGCTGGGGTCATTCTCATTGATTGGCGGGTTGAAGTCGGCCCGTACCAGTACCTGCATGTACGAAGCATAGCCGATCAGTACGAATGCCAGCGCCAACAGGGAGGTATTCAGGATAACCCGCTTTTGCCGGGCCGACCAGATGATGCCATATACGATAGCTCCCAGGAAGACGACGGTAAAGAAGATAGCGCCCGACGTAAACGGTAAGCCAAGGGTATTCACAAAGAACCGCTCAAAGGCGAAGGCCATGCCAGGCAAGCCGGGAATAATACCCGAATTGATGATACCCAGAATAACCAGACCGATACCGAAAGCCGCTGCACCGCCCCAGAACGTTGGTTTGGGATATTTTTTGAAATAGTAAATAAGTGCCAGTGCGGGCAGGGTTACGAGGTTCAGTAAGTGGACCCCGATGGATAGCCCCGTCAGGTAAGCGATAAAGATAAGCCAGCGATTGGCAGCGGCTTCATCTTCGATGCGCTCCCATTTGAAGGCTGCCCAAACCACGATGGCGGTGAAAAATGACGACATGCCGTACACTTCGGCCTCAACCGCCGAAAACCAGAATGTGTCGGAAAAGGTGTAGGCCAGGGCACCAACGGCACCCGTACCAATAACCAGCAGCGTGTCGGCGGTGGTATAATCACGTTCCGCTTTGCCGAGCAATTTCTGTGCCAGCATGGTGATGGTCCAGAACAGGAACGCAATGGTAAAGGCACTCGCCAGTACCGACGCCATGTTGACCCAATAGGCTACGCTGGTCAAATCGCCGAACGACATCATGGAGAAAAGTCGTCCCAGTAGAAGGAAAAATGGAGCACCGGGCGGGTGGGGTACCTGGAGTTTAAACGAACACGCAATGAACTCGCCACAGTCCCAGAAACTGGCGGTGCGTTCGACGGTCATCGCATAGGTAAAGAGCGCGACGGCGAAAACGAGCCAGCCCGTTAGGGTGTTCAGGCGTTTAAATGATTGCATATAAATGAAGATTAACGAACTGCTTTTGTGTAAGTAGTGGTCAAAAATACGCAAAAAAGCAGCCCGACCGGGACTGGACGGGCTGTTAAAGTTTGTTAAGGCTGGTGGTGGTTACTGTTTCGTAACAGGCAACACAGGCAGAAGACTTGAAAAGCAGGTATATCCGACGGGTATTTTCACCTGATTGACCATTTATAGGTGTTACCCTACTATCATTTACTCATAGTCGTCAGCAGGAAATCCAGCGCTAGGCCATCGGGTAGTTGCCTGACGCCTGTCTTCGTATCGAAGACCATAATCTGCTTGTTCGTGGTCGAATAAACAGGCCAGTTAGAAAGGCCTTTCCCGTTTGGATTGCCGGTTTTAATAAAATTCACCCAATAAGCAGACATCTCGTTGGCCAGTCGCGTATCGGCTGGCTCCAGCGGACGGAGGGTATGGTCAATGAACCTTAGGTTGTCATAGGCATAGGCCAGTTCACCCGTATGGAATGCACCGTAGCGGGCGTACTCACCTGTAGCGGGCACTTTTCGGGCGAAACGATACACATAGGCCGTTTTTCCTTTCTGGCTTTGAATGGTTGCCCATCGGTAGTTCTGGGCGCCAAAGACCATATCTCTTGAAATCTTCACCTGAGAGGATTCGGCTTCGGCATCGGTCCCGGCCGGGTAATACCGGAGGAAGGTCTCGGCCTTTGCTCCGTACTGCTCATCAATCTGCTTCCGGTATTCATCTGCCTTTTTGGCGGGGCCAAATACCATTCCTTCGTCCTCATTCCAGCCAGTCAGCAAGCGAACGTCGTTCTGTTTCCCGGCGGCAAAAATAGCGGCAATGGGCTGCGGTAGTACGTACCCGTCGATAACCAGCCCGCGGCCCTGTCCTTTTTTGAGGATTTCGTCGGCCGGTAAAGCACGTAAGTCCGCCAACGAGGAGGCTCCCATCGACTGGGCCATCTTCACACCGGCCTCCTCCGCCTGGCCAAGCGTTGCGGCTGGACGAGAAAAGTTAGCCCCACTCTCGGCAATCGCCTTCGTAAAGAGATTTTTTGCTAACGGAGACGCGACCAGTGCGTTCACACTCATAGACCCGGCCGACTGACCAGCGATGGTTACATTGGCAGGGTCGCCACCAAACCGGGCAATGTTCTGCTTTACCCACTGCAATGCCGCGATCTGATCCATCAGACCATAATTTCCGGAGGCATTTCGCCCCGATTCTTTGGTTAGCTCCGGGTGGGAGAAGAAGCCGAATGGACCCACGCGGTAGTTCATGCTGACGAAGATTACCCCTTTTTTAGCTGTTGCTTCACCGTCGTAAATAGGAACTCCGGCACCACCACTGTTGAAGCCACCGCCGTAAATCCATACCAGAACGGGTCTTTTTTCGGCAGCTGATTTTGCCGCTGTCCAGACATTTAGATAGAGACAGTCCTCACTAATGGGTTCTTTTGGAATCAGAAACTCGGCGCTCCAGGGACCAAATGGATTCGGGCTACCCTGAACCGGACTCGGTCCAAAGGCATCACATTTGCGAACGCCCGACCACGGAATAACGGGTTGTGGCGCTTTCCAGCGACGGTCGCCAACGGGTGGAGCGGCAAAGGGAATACCTTTAAAAATGTGTACGTCGCCGGTTTTATTCACAGTACCGGAAATCTGGCCACCTGTAACGGTAACGGCGTCAAACTCGCGGCTGATACCCGTGAACGATAGGAGCCCAAACAGAATGCCGCAGGAAGTGATACGTACTAATGATTTTGTTGTCATGTGGTTAGGGGTAATGTACCGGACAGCAGGCCGGGTGGCCGGAGCCATGCGGTCCGGTACACTACTAGCAAACTTAGTTCAAAAGGCAGTTAGTTAATGGATGGTAACCTGGTTCGCGGTCAGGATTTTGTTGAAAAACAGCATCTGATAGGGTAGGGCGTTCTCCCAGTACTCCCAGGTATGGGCACCGGGTCGCTCGGTATAGTCGTGCGGAGTTTTGTTGGCCACCAGCAGGCGGTGGATTTCCCGATTGCCTTCAATCAGAAAATCATCGACGCCAATGTCAAAGATCAGCGGCAGGTTATTCGCTTTGAGCTGGTCGGCCAACGTCACCATCGTGAAGCCGGGGTAGGGAGCGTCGCCGTCTTTAGGAGGCCCAAGCAACTTGGCAAAATTCTCGGCGCGTGACTTGGCGAAATCGGCGGGGACTTTCCAGGTGGCGGTGTTGATGTTCATCACCCCGCTCATGCTTCCGGCGGCAGCGTACAACTCCGGGTGTCGGCTGGAAATGTACATAGCCCCGTGCCCACCCATCGAAAGGCCCGCAATGATGCGTCCCTTTTTCTCCCGAACGGTACGATACGTGTTGTCGATCTGGTCGATCAATTCTTTCGAAATAAAGGTTTCAAACTGACTGCTTTTTACGAGCGGGCTGTCGAAATAGTAACTGGTAGGGTCGCCGTCGGGCGTCACGATGATAATATTGTACTGGTCGGCTAGTCGATGCAATAGTGTCTTGTCCGGGGTTTTGGTGAGCCAATCCCGGAAATTGCCTGTACCACCGTGGAGCAGATAGAGCACCGGAAACGGTTGTTTCGCTTTTCGGTACCGATCCGGTAAAATGACGCCCGCCCGCAGTGTTCGGTTCATGCTGGCACTGGGTACATTGAGCGTATCGACGCGAGCTGCCAGCGAAGGAAACGACAATAGGCAAGCCAGCACAAATACCTTGACGGTACGGCTTGTTTTGGGTAGTTGCATAGTTTAAATAGGAAATAAAACGCTGTCAAATGAATGACAATTTGTTTGTACGATTAAGTCCGGCTCTACTTCTTTTTACTTGCTTCCAGTTGATTAGCCAGAAACGCCAGTGCCTGATTGTAATAGGTGTCAATCATAACCCCCGGTCCGTGCCCGCCACCCGGCACAATAACCAGTTTGGTTTTTGCTCCGCTTGCCTGTTGTTTTTCGAACAGCTTTTCGCTCTGGCAATGGGGTACCAGCGGGTCTTTGTCGCCGTGAAAAATTAGAAATGGCGGATTGTCTTTCCGGACGTAGTTGATGGGATTCGCCAGCGCGCACTTATCCTTATTTTCCTGAATAGGCCCACCCACCAGTATCGACTCCGGCGATTTGGCATCGTTATGCGGCATCGTACTGCCGCAGGCATCCATGATCAGAAAATCGGTAGGGCCAAACCAGTCGACAACGGCATCGACATGGCTGTCTGCCTGGGTGAATTTCCCCAGTGCCCCTTCAATATCGATGTCCAGACCATTTACGGTTGTTTTTTTGATGCCGTTGGTCGTACCGGCCATCGCGGCCAGATGCCCGCCCGACGACCATCCCGTAACACTGATGAACGAACCATCCAGCCCAAGTTTCGGTGCATTGGCCCGAACGAACCGTATGGCAGCTTTCACGTCCTGAATCTGAGCCGGAAATTGAGCATCGGCACTCGACCGGTAATTGATACTGACGACGGCAAATCCTTTCCCCAGTAGTTTCTGGCCGATTCCCCCCTCATTGAACGTATTGGCTTTCCAGGAATTAGCCCGCCAGGCGCTGCCATAAACACAAATGACTACCGGAAACGGAGCCTTGCCCGTTTTGGGTAAATGGATATCGAGTTTATGCCCAATCAGGCCATCGCCGACGTAGTCGAGGTCCAGCCAGTATCTGGACGATTCAATCGCCAGTTTCTCAATATCCATTTCCTGATTTTGCGCCATTGTGTTAATTGATAAAAAGATAAGTACTGCGGTTAAGGCTCGTTTCATTGGGTCAATTGTCAGGGAAGTGAATTGCTTAGACACGTTCGATCACCACAGCATAGCCCATGCCTACACCCACACACATGGTGGCCAGCGCGTAGCGTTTGTTTTGCTTGTTCAGTTCCAGGGCGGCCGTTTGCACCAGCCGCGTTCCCGACATGCCCAGCGGATGACCCAGCGCAATAGCACCCCCATTTGGATTGATACGTGGGTCGTTATCGGCCAGTCCCAAGGCCCGGATACAGGCTAGCGACTGAGCCGCAAAGGCTTCGTTCAGCTCGATTACGTCGATGTCGGCCAGCGTCACCCCTGCTTTTTGTAGCACCTTTTGGGTAGCGGGAACAGGACCAATCCCCATGATACGTGGCTCGACACCCACTACCGCCGATGCCACAATTCGGGCTTTGGGCGTCAGGTTATAGCGTTTTATGGCTTCGTCGGAGGCAATGAACATGGCGGCTGCTCCATCGTTCAGCCCGGCAGCATTGCCTGCGGTAACCGTACCGCCCTCCTTTTTGAAGGCCGGTTTCAACTTGGCCAGCACATCGAGCGACGTTTGAGGTTTTACAAATTCGTCGGTGTCGAAAATCGTAGCGGGGCCTTTTTTCGCCTGAATCTCAACGCCCATAATTTCCTCGGCTAGTCGGCCCGACTGCTGGGCCTGAGCCGCTTTTTGCTGGGAATTATAGGCGAATAAATCCTGATCCTCCCGGCTGATTCCGTAGATGTCGACCAGATTTTCTGCGGTTACGCCCATCGCGTCAATGCCGTAAAGTGCCTGCATTTTAGGGTTTACAAACCGCCAGCCAAAGCTGGAATCGAACATCTGGGCGTCGTTGCCAAAGGGTTTCGACGTTTTAGAAATAACCCACGGCCCACGGGTCATGTGCTCCATACCGCCCGCAATAAATACGTCGCCATCCCCGGCTTTAATGGCCCGGTTTGCATGAATAACCGCCGACATCCCCGATGAACATAGTCGGTTCACCGTTTCGCCGGGCACTGTGTACGGCAATCCGGCCAGCAGCAGGGCCATCCGGGCGACATTGCGGTTGTCTTCCCCGGCTTGATTATGGCAACCCAGTAGCACATCGTCGATGGCATCGGCGGGTATATTCGGGTTACGGGCAAGGAGTTCTTTGATCGGTAAAGCCGCCAGATCGTCGGCACGAATGGGCGACAGGCTACCCCCAAAACTACCGATGGGGGTGCGGATCGCGTCGATGATGTATGAATCCATTTGTGGTGATTAGTTGAGTGAGTGAAATGGGTGAATGGTAGAAAGTGATCAAATAGGTAGGGGCCAATTCAAAGAAAGGAATCCCTTCTTTTATTCAATCATTCTATCAATCTCTCATTCACTCATTGAAAAGTTCGCACTTGTTTTAGCCTGTACCTCCTCCAGCGTTGCACCGGGCATTAGTTCGAGCAGGGTTAGTTTTCCGTTAGGGTAGCCAAAGACGGCCAGATCGGTGATGACCAGGTCGACCACGCCGGTAGCGGTTAGCGGCAGGGTGCATTGCGGTACAATCTTGGGCGATCCATCGGGGTTGGTGTGGGTCATGGTGATGATCAATCGCTTGGCTCCTTTCGCCAAATCCATTGCGCCACCAACGCCCAGCAGCGGCTTGCCGGGAACAGCCCAGTTGGCTAGATTGGCCGCTTCGTCAGCTTCGAGGCCGCCCATGATCGCCACGTCGATATGCCCACCCCGAATCATGGCGAACGAATCAGCACTGTCGAAATAGCTGCTGCCTTTCAGGGCCGTTACTGGAATCTTACCGGCATTGACCGGGTAATCCATCGCACCACCGCCATCCGCCGGTACCGGACCAACGCCCAGCATCCCATTTTCAGTATGCAGAATAATGCCCTGCTCTTCCGTGATCAGATCGGCGACGAGCGTGGGGATGCCGATGCCCAGATTGACAACGTCACCTTTCTTTAACTCAGCCAGTGCCCGACGCGCCATATTCATACGGGACTCGTCGACTTTCTTCGATGACGACACCGACGCCGAACTGCCGAGGTCTTCCAGCGTTAGCGTGGCCTGCACCAGGTAATCGACAAAGCAGCCGGGCGTATGCACGAACTCAGGAGCGATTTCGCCCACAGCGACAATCTCCTCCACTTCGGCAATGACCAGATCAGCGGCCGTGGCCATCGCTTTGTTGAAGTTGTTTTCTGTCATTCGGTATTGCAGATTTCCAGCCGTATCGGCCCGCCACGCCCGAATGAATGCCACATTGCCCCGGATGCTCTTGATAAATACCTGCTCGACCCCATCGATGACTTTGGTCTCGCGACCCTGAGCCAGCGGTGTGCCTGCAGAGGTTGGCGTATAAAAACCGCCGATACCCGCGCCACCCGCCCGAATAGCTTCGGCCAGGGTTCCCTGTGGCAGTAATTCGTAGTCGACCGTGCCGTTTTGCGCGGCTTTGACCGCATCGGGGTTCGATGTAAAAAAGGAGCCTATCAGTTTTTTGAGCTGGCCATTTCGTAGCAGGCGTCCCCCGCCCAGACCCGTTTCGCCAGTGTTATTGCCTATGAAAGTCAGGTTTTTGGTGCCGATTTCGGCCAGTGCGTGCATCAGGTGAACAGGGTTGCCGGTCATACCAAACCCGCCCTGCAAGAGCGTATCGCCTTCTTTAACAAGAGCCGCGGCCGTATGGACGTCTAAAACAGGTACTTTTTTCATGCGTAAGTGGGTACAGATGAATGGGCTTCTCCAGCTTTTTTAGCGGCCAGCCCTACGTAATTTTCAGCCACAACGGTCGAAGCTGTCGGGCTGGTGATGAGTTGATTGAAACGGGATGCCTGCAAATGAGCGTCGAACAGCGACTTGTCGGGGTTATGATGCAGGAGTTCGGTCATGAAGTTGGAAAACTCCTGCACCCGCCAAACCCGACGCATGCAGCAGGCGGTATAATCGGCCAGTTTGGACGAACTGCCGTGCTGGTACCAGGCTATCAACGCATCGAACAATTGTCCCGTATCGGCTACGGCCATATTTAGTCCTTTAGCACCCGTTGGCGGCACAATATGCGCCGAATCGCCCGCCAGAAACAGACGGCCGTATTGCATGGGTTCACTTACGAAGCTCCGCATGGGCGTGATGGTTTTCTCCAGAATGGGGCCTTCTTGCAGCGTCCAACCTGTTGTGCCAAGCCGGATTTGCAGTTCGGCCCAGATGCGTTCGTCGGGCCAGTCGTCCAGCGTATCCGTCAGGTCGCACTGCACATAAAGCCGGGAAACCTCGGGCGAGCGCATACTGTGGAGGGCAAACCCCCGGTCGTGATAGGCATAGATCAGCTCATGCGTTGAGGGTGGCACTTTCGCCAGAATACCCAGCCAGCAGTACGGATAAATCTTGTCGTAAACAGTGGTCATCGACTGGGGTATCGTCTTCCGGGAAATGCCGTGAAACCCATCGCAACCTGCCAC is a window of Spirosoma linguale DSM 74 DNA encoding:
- a CDS encoding 3-oxoacid CoA-transferase, B subunit (KEGG: dar:Daro_1021 butyryl-CoA:acetate CoA transferase~TIGRFAM: 3-oxoacid CoA-transferase, B subunit; 3- oxoacid CoA-transferase, A subunit~PFAM: coenzyme A transferase) is translated as MKKVPVLDVHTAAALVKEGDTLLQGGFGMTGNPVHLMHALAEIGTKNLTFIGNNTGETGLGGGRLLRNGQLKKLIGSFFTSNPDAVKAAQNGTVDYELLPQGTLAEAIRAGGAGIGGFYTPTSAGTPLAQGRETKVIDGVEQVFIKSIRGNVAFIRAWRADTAGNLQYRMTENNFNKAMATAADLVIAEVEEIVAVGEIAPEFVHTPGCFVDYLVQATLTLEDLGSSASVSSSKKVDESRMNMARRALAELKKGDVVNLGIGIPTLVADLITEEQGIILHTENGMLGVGPVPADGGGAMDYPVNAGKIPVTALKGSSYFDSADSFAMIRGGHIDVAIMGGLEADEAANLANWAVPGKPLLGVGGAMDLAKGAKRLIITMTHTNPDGSPKIVPQCTLPLTATGVVDLVITDLAVFGYPNGKLTLLELMPGATLEEVQAKTSANFSMSE
- a CDS encoding 4-hydroxybenzoate 3-monooxygenase (PFAM: monooxygenase FAD-binding~KEGG: reu:Reut_B4006 4-hydroxybenzoate 3- monooxygenase), which gives rise to MTHHTQVGIIGAGPAGLLLAQLLHQQGIRSVVLENRPRERVESRQRAGLLEQNTVDRLRQAGATARLDQQGLVHDGVILSYNGQRHRIDLAALTGGSRVTIYAQTEVVKDLIQLRIDTGEPILFEAEATRIEGLDSSTPLIHYVHKGENHTLACDFVAGCDGFHGISRKTIPQSMTTVYDKIYPYCWLGILAKVPPSTHELIYAYHDRGFALHSMRSPEVSRLYVQCDLTDTLDDWPDERIWAELQIRLGTTGWTLQEGPILEKTITPMRSFVSEPMQYGRLFLAGDSAHIVPPTGAKGLNMAVADTGQLFDALIAWYQHGSSSKLADYTACCMRRVWRVQEFSNFMTELLHHNPDKSLFDAHLQASRFNQLITSPTASTVVAENYVGLAAKKAGEAHSSVPTYA
- a CDS encoding beta-ketoadipyl CoA thiolase (TIGRFAM: beta-ketoadipyl CoA thiolase; acetyl-CoA acetyltransferase~PFAM: Thiolase~KEGG: ppw:PputW619_2629 beta-ketoadipyl CoA thiolase); this encodes MDSYIIDAIRTPIGSFGGSLSPIRADDLAALPIKELLARNPNIPADAIDDVLLGCHNQAGEDNRNVARMALLLAGLPYTVPGETVNRLCSSGMSAVIHANRAIKAGDGDVFIAGGMEHMTRGPWVISKTSKPFGNDAQMFDSSFGWRFVNPKMQALYGIDAMGVTAENLVDIYGISREDQDLFAYNSQQKAAQAQQSGRLAEEIMGVEIQAKKGPATIFDTDEFVKPQTSLDVLAKLKPAFKKEGGTVTAGNAAGLNDGAAAMFIASDEAIKRYNLTPKARIVASAVVGVEPRIMGIGPVPATQKVLQKAGVTLADIDVIELNEAFAAQSLACIRALGLADNDPRINPNGGAIALGHPLGMSGTRLVQTAALELNKQNKRYALATMCVGVGMGYAVVIERV